In the genome of Chaetodon auriga isolate fChaAug3 chromosome 15, fChaAug3.hap1, whole genome shotgun sequence, one region contains:
- the ompb gene encoding olfactory marker protein b produces the protein MSTELELAFRPDNQLTEVMRLRVQSLQQRGQKRQDGERLLLPNEAVYRLDFTKQSLRFSHWTVQLAQVGRLTITATSQLWTPDLTNLMTRQLLEPAGTFWRAPDDASDAPVQCYEADAHEFGERIAELAKVRKVMYFLFAFAEGCSPETVDSSITFTVDT, from the coding sequence ATGTCTACAGAGTTGGAGCTGGCCTTCCGGCCAGACAACCAGCTGACAGAGGTGATGCGCCTGCGGGttcagtctctgcagcagcgAGGCCAGAAGAGGCAGGACGGCGAACGCCTGCTGCTGCCCAACGAGGCCGTGTACCGACTGGACTTCACCAAACAGTCCCTCCGCTTCTCGCACTGGACGGTGCAGCTGGCCCAGGTGGGACGCCTCACCATCACCGCCACCTCGCAGCTGTGGACGCCTGACCTCACCAACCTGATGACGCGTCAGCTGCTGGAGCCCGCCGGGACTTTCTGGAGGGCGCCGGATGACGCCAGTGATGCGCCCGTCCAGTGCTACGAGGCGGACGCACACGAATTTGGCGAGAGGATTGCAGAGTTGGCTAAGGTAAGGAAGGTGAtgtacttcctgtttgcatttgCGGAAGGCTGCAGCCCTGAAACTGTGGACAGCTCCATCACCTTCACAGTGGACACTTGA